The sequence GGTACTCGAGCAGCACGCGCGTGGTACCAGGTTCCTGCAACGCGATGCCGCCAAGCACGGCGGCCAGCGTGGCCTGGTGGTCGGCAGTGGTATCGCCGGCATAGGGCGCCAGCAGCAGGGCGCCCGGATGCAGACGCAGCAGCCCGGCGATGCGCGCCGCTGCCGCGGCGATCCCGCCGGTCAGCTCGCCGTCGCGGAAGTCGAGGAAATGGACGTCAACCGCCGCCACGCCGAGTTCGCCGCAGGCGGCCAGGGCCTCGGCGCGCCGCCGCGACGCCAGCTCACCGGCCTCGAGGAAGCGCGCGTGCGAGGTGCGCCCGTCGGTGAGGAAGACGACCGTGACCGGCACGCCACGGGCGCGCTTGAGCGCGATGAGCCCGCCGCAACCGAGCGTCTCGTCGTCCTGGTGCGGGGCGAAGACGATGGCCGGCGCCGCCATATCGGCGTCCGCCAGGGAACGCGACAGGCGCGCGGCCAGTCCCTCGACGACCGCGTGCGCGGCTGCGCGGACGCGCCCGCCGGTCACGCGCCCCCGGTCAGGCGCGCGTCGGCCCGCCAGCGGGCCGGCAGGAACATGAGCCCGAAGTGCGGGTCGATGCCGCGGCCGGTGCCGTACCAGTCCGACGTCTCGACGTCCATCATCAGGCAGTTCTCCAGCAGGTCGTAGTTGCGGCTGTCGGGTCCCTTGAGCCACAGCGTGAGGTAGTAGCGGCCCGGCATCAGGTGGAGCGCCTCGATGTCGAGGTCGAAGGCATGGGCGCCGGCCGGGACGCGGACAAGGCTCGGCCCCGTCAT comes from bacterium and encodes:
- a CDS encoding PIG-L family deacetylase — encoded protein: MTGGRVRAAAHAVVEGLAARLSRSLADADMAAPAIVFAPHQDDETLGCGGLIALKRARGVPVTVVFLTDGRTSHARFLEAGELASRRRAEALAACGELGVAAVDVHFLDFRDGELTGGIAAAAARIAGLLRLHPGALLLAPYAGDTTADHQATLAAVLGGIALQEPGTTRVLLEYPVWFWHHWPWVCPPVARRLHRPGVVLAGLRACGQRLAHLKHRVEIAAVAGTKRRALDCHATQMSRPADQPRWPVLADVAGGQWLSMFFRGREYLRRREIVAGKGPRA